Proteins found in one Microbacterium sp. LWS13-1.2 genomic segment:
- the recA gene encoding recombinase RecA codes for MPSPVDREKALESALAQIDRQFGKGSVMRLGSDERAPVEVVPTGSIALDVALGIGGLPRGRIIEIYGPESSGKTTLTLHAIANAQRAGGIAAFIDAEHALDPDYAQKLGVDIDALLVSQPDTGEQALEIADMLVRSGAIDLIVIDSVAALVPKAEIEGEMGDSHVGLQARLMSQALRKLTGGLNQTNTTMIFINQLREKIGVFFGSPETTAGGKALKFYASVRLDIRRIETLKDGAEAVGNRTRVKVVKNKMAPPFKQAEFDILYGVGISREGSLIDFGVEHGIVKKSGAWYTYEGEQLGQGKENARNFLIKNADVAAEIESKIKTKLGIGVPKGAVEGSVEDELAARRPA; via the coding sequence ATGCCATCACCCGTTGACCGCGAGAAGGCCCTGGAATCGGCCCTCGCCCAGATCGACCGGCAGTTCGGGAAGGGCTCGGTGATGCGCCTCGGCAGCGACGAGCGCGCTCCCGTCGAGGTCGTGCCCACCGGCTCGATCGCCCTCGATGTCGCCCTCGGCATCGGCGGGCTCCCGCGCGGCCGCATCATCGAGATCTACGGCCCGGAGTCGTCGGGTAAGACGACGCTCACCCTGCACGCGATCGCCAATGCACAGCGCGCGGGAGGCATCGCCGCGTTCATCGACGCGGAGCACGCCCTCGACCCCGACTACGCGCAGAAGCTGGGCGTCGACATCGACGCGCTGCTCGTGTCGCAGCCCGACACCGGTGAGCAGGCACTCGAGATCGCCGACATGCTGGTGCGTTCCGGCGCCATCGACCTCATCGTGATCGACTCGGTCGCGGCGCTCGTACCCAAGGCCGAGATCGAGGGTGAGATGGGCGACTCGCACGTGGGTCTGCAGGCGCGCCTCATGTCGCAGGCGCTCCGCAAGCTCACCGGTGGTCTCAACCAGACCAACACCACGATGATCTTCATCAACCAGCTGCGCGAGAAGATCGGCGTGTTCTTCGGCTCGCCCGAGACCACCGCGGGCGGCAAGGCGCTGAAGTTCTACGCATCGGTGCGTCTCGACATCCGTCGCATCGAGACCCTGAAGGACGGCGCCGAGGCGGTCGGAAACCGCACGCGCGTCAAGGTGGTCAAGAACAAGATGGCGCCGCCGTTCAAGCAGGCCGAGTTCGACATCCTGTACGGCGTCGGCATCTCGCGCGAGGGCAGCCTCATCGACTTCGGTGTGGAGCACGGCATCGTCAAGAAGTCCGGCGCCTGGTACACCTACGAAGGCGAGCAGCTCGGCCAGGGCAAGGAGAATGCCCGCAACTTCCTCATCAAGAACGCGGACGTCGCGGCCGAGATCGAGTCGAAGATCAAGACGAAGCTCGGCATCGGCGTCCCCAAGGGTGCCGTCGAGGGCTCGGTCGAGGACGAGCTCGCAGCGCGCCGGCCGGCCTGA
- a CDS encoding DUF3046 domain-containing protein codes for MRRSEFDRAVADEFGARAGVVVTDLFLSKVGGRTAAQAIAAGVDPREVWLALCDELDVPAERRYGVGRLEPRRR; via the coding sequence ATGCGACGCAGTGAGTTCGACCGCGCGGTCGCGGACGAATTCGGCGCGCGTGCCGGCGTCGTCGTGACCGATCTCTTCCTGTCGAAGGTCGGCGGACGCACCGCCGCGCAGGCGATCGCGGCGGGCGTCGACCCGCGCGAAGTCTGGCTCGCGCTGTGCGACGAGCTCGACGTTCCCGCCGAACGCCGCTACGGCGTCGGCCGCCTCGAGCCGCGTCGTCGCTGA
- a CDS encoding CinA family protein: protein MPHAAALLGRLAGRGWSIAAAESLTGGRVTASLVDVPGASAHVRGGIVAYATDVKASQLGVDAALLAERGPVDPDVAAQMAQGVRRALRADVGLATTGVAGPDPQDGRPVGTVHVAVATPERVVVSSLALSGSRDEIRTQAVHRVLELALTVV from the coding sequence ATTCCTCATGCTGCTGCGCTGCTGGGTCGGCTGGCCGGACGAGGCTGGTCGATCGCGGCGGCCGAGTCGCTGACGGGCGGGCGCGTCACGGCCTCGCTCGTCGATGTGCCGGGCGCCTCCGCGCACGTGCGCGGAGGGATCGTCGCCTACGCCACGGACGTCAAGGCCAGTCAGCTCGGCGTCGATGCCGCACTGCTGGCCGAGCGGGGACCGGTGGATCCCGATGTCGCCGCGCAGATGGCGCAGGGCGTGCGACGCGCTCTGCGCGCCGACGTCGGCCTCGCGACCACCGGTGTCGCCGGTCCTGATCCGCAGGATGGCCGGCCGGTCGGCACCGTCCACGTCGCCGTCGCGACGCCCGAGAGGGTCGTCGTATCGTCCCTCGCACTGTCCGGATCGCGCGACGAGATCCGCACGCAGGCCGTGCACCGGGTGCTCGAGCTCGCGCTCACCGTGGTCTGA
- a CDS encoding helix-turn-helix transcriptional regulator, giving the protein MILVRQEIGEVLRDFRQQKGRTLRQVASRASVALGYLSEVERGQKEASSEILASVAEALDVPISTIMREVGDRISVLEGIQTFPDVVPDDLVASVDAELSLR; this is encoded by the coding sequence ATGATCCTGGTACGTCAAGAAATCGGTGAAGTGCTTCGTGATTTCCGCCAGCAGAAGGGGCGCACCCTCCGCCAGGTCGCCAGTCGCGCGAGTGTCGCGCTGGGCTATCTGAGCGAGGTCGAGCGCGGCCAGAAGGAGGCCTCGAGCGAGATCCTCGCCTCCGTGGCCGAGGCTCTGGACGTCCCCATCTCGACGATCATGCGCGAAGTCGGCGATCGCATCTCGGTGCTCGAGGGAATCCAGACGTTCCCCGACGTGGTCCCCGACGACCTGGTCGCCTCGGTCGACGCCGAGCTCTCCCTGCGCTGA